In the Breoghania sp. genome, GCAGCGGGATAATCGGGCTGACCAGCCTTGCAAGGGTGGTTCCGATAGATATCGCGCTGAATACGGCGCTTGCGTGTTTGCTGATCGCGGCTGCAAGTTGGGTCTGGTGGCGGGGAAGACCGTGAAAGGGCGGCCTTGATGAACGAACTGAAGGATTTCCTCACCACGATCAAGACGGGGCGTCTTGCGACGTCAGTGCTCGCAGGCGGGGAGAAGGTGGATGCCAATTACAGGGAGTTCCGCAGATATTGCGCGGGCGCACACCGTCGCGTCTATGGGGTGAATACGCTTCCCGGGCATCGCGACGATCATGAGGTCGCTGCCGGGGAACAGGTCAGCTTTCAGTATGATCTCATCGAGAACCACGCCATCGGTGGACCGCCGTTTCACGATGAGCGGGCAGCCCGTTGCATCACGCTTGCCAAAGTCTATGCCACTGCACGGCCGGGGGCACTGGTTTCCGGCGGCTTGTTCAGGCGGATGGCCGCCGCAGCGGTGGCCGATGATTTTCGGCCCGAGGTGCCAATCCACGCTTCCTATTCCGCCGGGGATGTCATTCCGGCGGCGCACTGGGCGCGCGCGTTGCTGGGCTGGATTCAGTCGCACGATCCCTACACGCTTCTGCCGGGCGAGGGGATGGCGCTTGTCAACGGGGCTTTCGTCCATGTGGGGCTCGCCGCCGCTCTGGTCTTCGATCTTCAGCAGATGTGGACCCGGCTGCTATGTGCGGCGCGTGCGTCGCTTGAGGTGGCGGGCCACGATGATGGGGTCGAACGGTATTTCCAGCATGGCGCCGATGATTGGTATGATCGAAGCCTCGCCTATCTTTACAGCAGCAGCCACGCGCGGCGTGGCGCGGTTCAGCCCGCGGTCTCGATTCGGGCGGTGCCACAGGTCGTGAACGCCCTGTGCGGGGCGGTGAGGCAATACTGCGGAGTGCTCGACGACGCGTTAAGCCATGCCTCGGGTAATCCGATGTTCGATGCGCAGCTCAGTGATGCCCCGGTGGAAAATGGCTCCTTTCTCGATCCCTGCCTGACGATTGCCGCGAGCGGGCTTGCGGAGGCAGTGCTGCTGAATGGCTGGGCTTCCGTTCAAAGGGCAAAATTCGTTCTCAGCGGTCAGAGCATTGCGCGGACGAAGGATGCTGCCACAGCATCCGATCCCATCGGACTTGTGCAATGGCCGAAGCTTGCCCAGGCCAAACTTGAGCGGATGCGTGTTGCCTGCGGCACACGTGCCTTCGTCAGTGGCGGCGCAACGTCGCTTGGGGTTGAGGACC is a window encoding:
- a CDS encoding aromatic amino acid lyase — encoded protein: MNELKDFLTTIKTGRLATSVLAGGEKVDANYREFRRYCAGAHRRVYGVNTLPGHRDDHEVAAGEQVSFQYDLIENHAIGGPPFHDERAARCITLAKVYATARPGALVSGGLFRRMAAAAVADDFRPEVPIHASYSAGDVIPAAHWARALLGWIQSHDPYTLLPGEGMALVNGAFVHVGLAAALVFDLQQMWTRLLCAARASLEVAGHDDGVERYFQHGADDWYDRSLAYLYSSSHARRGAVQPAVSIRAVPQVVNALCGAVRQYCGVLDDALSHASGNPMFDAQLSDAPVENGSFLDPCLTIAASGLAEAVLLNGWASVQRAKFVLSGQSIARTKDAATASDPIGLVQWPKLAQAKLERMRVACGTRAFVSGGATSLGVEDLWSHGVETTANVRGLCHSCRRSSRSNSIAPARCWNLPMSPILSMKRSCVVRKRFG